One window of the Camelina sativa cultivar DH55 chromosome 1, Cs, whole genome shotgun sequence genome contains the following:
- the LOC104792389 gene encoding wall-associated receptor kinase-like 10: protein MQIIKMSSNSSRSLLVLLSLLLLLILDSADLTASSSCSIKECGGINIPYPFGIGVGCYLEKWYEIECVNSSSIPGKHVPFLSIIGKEVVNISLPPTYTTYISIGQGSVRIKNQVTSKGCSSHEEELVSPLNLTGTPFYVTSSNILIASGCNNTASLTNIESNIVGCKSSCVPANRTASKDYLTALSRCNKYGGSICNAESIINEKNCNGFLCCQADIPALYEQQIVGVRIDSTTTTTGGCKVAFLTDEAYSLSSGSDPKLLHANGTTTLELGWFINTSNRSYVDSLGCQSFEMYNNLSEQSYASTYPISCVCHYNAYNNASLSYARCSCNRDYEGNPFLPGGGGCKDINECLLKNDDVTYKYCTSGTCVNLPGHYTCVYKNQRPLAVGIGSSFGSLLFIVGIYWLYKFIRKQKRLKQKKKFFKRNGGLLLQQQLTATEGNLEKTKVFSSRELEKATENFSLNRILGQGGQGTVYKGMLVDGRIVAVKKSKVVDEDKLEEFINEVVILSQINHRNIVKLLGCCLETDVPVLVYEFIPNGNLFEHLHDELEDYTMTTWEVRLRIAVDIAGALSYLHSAASSPIYHRDVKSTNIMLDEKYRAKVSDFGTSRSVTVDHTHLTTVVSGTVGYMDPEYFQSSQFTDKSDVYSFGVVLVELITGEKSVSFLRSQENRTLATYFIHAMKHNTLFDIIDPRIRDGCKLNQVTAAAKIARKCLNLKGRKRPSMREVSMELENIRSSSGDMQSHEYVSENEEEKEEEVVQVNIEVQPWNNVALAVTAPTYQSNDASSSSLWSDVEPLFPLQTR from the exons ATGCAGATCATAAAAATGAGCTCTAATAGTAGTCGTTCTCTCTTGGTTCTCCTCTCTCTGCTACTTTTATTGATCCTTGATTCTGCAGATCTCACCGCCTCCAGCTCTTGTAGTATTAAGGAATGTGGAGGAATCAACATCCCTTACCCATTTGGAATCGGAGTGGGTTGCTATCTTGAGAAATGGTACGAAATTGAGTGTGTTAATTCTTCCTCTATTCCAGGGAAGCACGttccttttctttctataaTTGGCAAGGAAGTTGTGAATATCTCTCTTCCACCGACATACACAACGTATATTTCCATTGGACAAGGGTCAGTTCGCATAAAAAACCAAGTAACTTCAAAGGGGTGTTCAAGCCACGAAGAAGAGCTTGTATCACCTTTAAATTTGACGGGTACCCCTTTTTATGTTACCTCCAGTAATATATTGATAGCGTCTGGTTGCAACAACACGGCATCATTGACAAATATCGAGTCAAACATTGTGGGATGCAAGTCTAGCTGCGTCCCAGCCAACCGTACAGCCTCAAAAGATTATCTTACGGCACTCAGCAGATGTAATAAATATGGAGGCTCAATCTGTAATGCAGAAAGCATTATCAATGAAAAAAACTGCAACGGGTTTCTATGCTGCCAGGCAGACATCCCTGCTCTATATGAACAACAAATTGTGGGCGTGAGAATTGATAGCACCACGACAACAACGGGAGGGTGCAAAGTTGCCTTCTTAACAGACGAGGCATATTCTTTGTCAAGTGGATCTGATCCAAAACTACTTCATGCTAATGGAACAACAACACTTGAGCTAGGATGGTTCATCAATACGTCCAATCGTTCGTATGTAGACTCTTTAGGATGCCAAAGTTTTGAAATGTACAACAATTTATCGGAACAATCATATGCAAGTACTTACCCAATAAGTTGTGTTTGCCACTACAATGCTTACAACAATGCTTCTCTAAGCTATGCAAGATGCTCATGCAATAGAGATTATGAAGGCAACCCATTCCTTCCAGGTGGAGGCGGATGCAAAG ATATTAATGAATGTCTGCTAAAAAACGATGATGTAACTTACAAATACTGTACGAGTGGAACGTGTGTCAATTTGCCTGGACACTATACCTGTGTGTACAAAAATCAACGCCCACTTGCTGTAG ggaTTGGTTCGAGTTTTGGTTCATTACTTTTTATTGTTGGAATATACTGGTTGTACAAATTTATTAGAAAGCAGAAGaggttaaaacaaaagaagaagttctTCAAGCGTAATGGGGGTCTATTGTTGCAACAACAATTGACTGCAACAGAAGGTAACCTCGAGAAGACAAAAGTATTCAGCTCAAGAGAGTTAGAAAAAGCTACCGAAAATTTTAGCTTAAACAGAATACTTGGACAGGGTGGTCAAGGTACTGTGTACAAAGGGATGCTTGTCGATGGTAGAATTGTAGCAGTGAAGAAGTCCAAAGTCGTGGACGAAGATAAGTTGGAAGAGTTCATCAACGAGGTTGTCATTCTTTCGCAGATCAACCACAGAAACATTGTGAAACTTTTAGGGTGTTGTCTTGAGACAGATGTCCCTGTTCTCGTCTACGAGTTTATTCCCAATGGTAACCTTTTTGAACATCTTCATGATGAATTGGAGGATTACACGATGACTACTTGGGAAGTGCGCCTCCGCATTGCTGTAGATATAGCAGGAGCTCTTTCATACTTGCACTCGGCTGCATCGTCGCCAATCTATCACAGAGACGTCAAGTCTACAAACATAATGTTGGATGAAAAATATCGAGCCAAGGTATCTGATTTTGGAACTTCAAGATCAGTAACGGTGGATCACACCCACTTGACGACGGTAGTTTCAGGTACAGTGGGATATATGGATCCAGAGTACTTTCAGTCTAGCCAATTCACAGATAAAAGTGATGTCTATAGCTTTGGAGTGGTGCTCGTGGAGCTCATTACGGGTGAAAAATCAGTTTCGTTTCTGCGATCTCAAGAAAACAGGACACTTGCAACTTATTTCATTCATGCAATGAAACATAATACACTCTTTGACATCATCGACCCACGAATCAGAGATGGCTGCAAGTTGAATCAAGTGACTGCAGCTGCAAAAATTGCAAGGAAATGTTTGAATCTGAAGGGGAGAAAGCGACCAAGCATGAGAGAAGTGTCCATGGAGTTAGAGAATATTCGCTCGTCTTCTGGAGATATGCAGTCACATGAGTATGTTAGCGAAaatgaggaagaaaaagaggaagaagtcgTGCAAGTTAATATAGAGGTACAACCGTGGAACAATGTAGCCTTAGCTGTTACTGCTCCAACGTATCAATCCAACGatgcatcatcatcttcattgtgGTCAGACGTTGAACCATTGTTTCCCCTTCAGACACGATAA
- the LOC104792406 gene encoding 3-ketoacyl-CoA synthase 18-like, protein MANVKLIYYYLITQLFKLCFFPFVAFVAIKTSNLKQEDVQNIWFHLQHNIVTLTIFSAVVTFVSAMYFVTRPRPVYLVDYSCHLPPQHQKVTVQKIVDNINKNRELGPSTTILAEDSSLDFFFRVLERSGLGEETYLPDAILNVPPLQTMVAAREETEQVIFDAIDNLLANTKVNTRDIGIIIVNSSLFNPTPSLSAMVVNKYKLRSNIKSFSLGGMGCSAGVIAIDLAKDLLQVHKNTYALVVSTENLSRNMYIGDNRSMLVTNCLFRVGGAAILLSNKSGDRRRSKYKLLHTVRTHTGADDKSFRCVQQEDDESGKTGVSLTKDITSVASRSITKNIATLGPLVLPVSEKILFFSTYIHKKFFDDKIKHYVPDFKRAIDHFCIHAGGRALIDELEKNLGLLPMDVEPSRSTLHRFGNTSSSSIWYELAYTEAKGRMKKGNKAWQIALGSGFKCNSAVWVALRNVNPSVNSPWEHCVAKYPVRLDI, encoded by the coding sequence ATGGCTAACGTAAAGCTAATTTACTATTACCTCATTACCCAGCTTTTCAAGCTCTGCTTTTTCCCGTTCGTGGCATTTGTAGCCATCAAAACATCAAACCTCAAGCAAGAAGATGTCCAAAATATTTGGTTCCATCTCCAACACAACATTGTAACCCTAACCATTTTCTCTGCGGTTGTCACTTTCGTGTCAGCCATGTACTTCGTGACCCGACCTAGACCTGTTTACCTCGTCGACTACTCCTGCCATCTCCCGCCCCAACATCAAAAGGTCACTGTCCAAAAGATCGTCGATAATATCAACAAGAATCGAGAACTAGGTCCTTCTACGACTATACTGGCTGAAGACTCTTCGTTGGACTTCTTTTTTAGAGTTCTAGAACGTTCTGGTCTCGGGGAAGAGACCTACCTACCAGATGCGATTTTAAACGTCCCACCTCTCCAGACCATGGTGGCTGCACGTGAGGAGACAGAGCAAGTAATCTTTGACGCCATTGACAACCTCCTAGCCAACACCAAAGTCAACACACGCGATATTGGTATAATCATTGTGAACTCAAGCCTGTTTAACCCGACTCCTTCGCTCTCAGCAATGGTAGTGAACAAGTACAAGCTTAGGAGCAACATCAAAAGCTTCAGTCTGGGCGGTATGGGTTGCAGTGCGGGTGTCATAGCTATCGATCTTGCCAAGGACTTGTTGCAAGTACATAAGAACACTTACGCTCTTGTGGTGAGCACAGAGAATCTCAGCCGCAACATGTACATTGGTGATAACAGATCTATGCTTGTCACCAACTGCTTGTTCCGCGTTGGTGGAGCCGCGATCTTGCTCTCTAACAAGTCAGGAGACCGAAGACGTTCTAAGTACAAGCTACTTCACACGGTCAGGACACATACTGGAGCTGATGACAAATCTTTTAGATGTGTACagcaagaagatgatgagtcGGGCAAAACCGGAGTCTCGCTGACCAAAGATATAACATCTGTGGCTTCTAGAAGCATTACCAAAAACATCGCTACTTTGGGTCCATTGGTTCTTCCAGTAAGCGAAAAGATTCTCTTTTTCAGTACTTATATCCACAAGAAATTTTTTGACGACAAGATTAAGCATTATGTTCCTGACTTCAAGCGAGCCATTGATCATTTCTGTATTCATGCGGGTGGGAGAGCTTTGATCGATGAGCTTGAGAAGAACTTGGGGCTATTGCCAATGGACGTAGAGCCGTCAAGGTCAACTTTGCATAGGTTTGGTAATACATCTTCGAGCTCTATTTGGTATGAGTTAGCCTATACAGAGGCGAAAGGTAGGATGAAGAAAGGAAACAAAGCTTGGCAGATTGCTTTAGGGTCAGGGTTTAAGTGTAACAGTGCCGTTTGGGTGGCCCTACGCAATGTCAACCCTTCGGTTAATAGTCCTTGGGAACATTGTGTTGCCAAGTACCCGGTTAGGCTTGATATTTGA
- the LOC104792414 gene encoding glycine-rich cell wall structural protein-like isoform X1: MGKVSFGFVGLMLVVLVIGVVECRRFEKETLGGGGGGLGGGFGGGKGFGGGIGGGGGAGGGFGGGIGGGHGGGLGGGIGGGHGGGLGGGAGGGAGGGLGGGAGGGAGGGLGGGHGGGIGGGAGGGSGGGLGGGAGGGLGGGHGGGIGGGAGGGSGGGLGGGAGGGLGGGHGGGIGGGAGGGSGGGLGGGAGGGLGGGHGGGIGGGAGGGAGGGLGGGAGGGLGGGHGGGLGGGAGGGLGGGHGGGIGSGAGGGLGGGHGGGIGGGTGGGAGGGFGGGAGGGGGLGGGHGGGFGGGAGGGSGGGLGGGAGGGAGGGFGGGAGGGAGGGFGGGAGGGAGGGFGGGSGGGFGGGAGGGFGGGGGAGGGVGGGF, encoded by the coding sequence ATGGGGAAAGTATCGTTTGGGTTTGTGGGGTTGATGCTTGTAGTGTTAGTAATTGGGGTTGTGGAGTGTAGGAGATTTGAAAAGGAGACGttaggaggtggtggtggtggactTGGCGGTGGCTTTGGTGGTGGGAAAGGTTTTGGCGGAGGAATTGGTGGCGGTGGAGGTGCCGGCGGAGGTTTTGGTGGTGGTATAGGTGGAGGCCATGGTGGCGGTTTAGGAGGTGGCATTGGTGGAGGCCACGGTGGTGGTCTAGGAGGTGGTGCAGGAGGAGGTGCCGGTGGTGGTCTAGGAGGTGGTGCAGGAGGAGGCGCTGGTGGAGGACTCGGAGGAGGCCATGGTGGAGGTATTGGTGGTGGTGCTGGAGGAGGTTCTGGTGGCGGTCTAGGAGGAGGTGCGGGTGGAGGACTCGGAGGAGGCCATGGTGGAGGTATTGGTGGTGGTGCCGGAGGAGGTTCTGGTGGCGGTCTAGGAGGAGGTGCGGGTGGAGGACTCGGAGGAGGCCATGGTGGAGGTATTGGTGGTGGTGCCGGAGGAGGTTCTGGTGGCGGTCTAGGAGGAGGTGCGGGTGGAGGACTCGGAGGAGGCCATGGTGGAGGTATTGGTGGTGGTGCCGGAGGAGGTGCTGGTGGCGGTCTAGGAGGAGGTGCGGGTGGAGGACTCGGAGGAGGCCACGGTGGAGGTTTAGGAGGAGGTGCTGGTGGAGGACTCGGAGGAGGCCACGGTGGAGGTATTGGTAGTGGTGCTGGAGGAGGACTCGGAGGAGGCCATGGTGGAGGTATTGGTGGTGGCACTGGAGGAGGTGCGGGTGGAGGATTCGGAGGTGGTGCTGGTGGGGGTGGTGGTCTTGGAGGAGGACATGGTGGAGGTTTTGGAGGGGGCGCGGGTGGTGGTTCTGGTGGGGGTTTAGGTGGTGGTGCTGGCGGAGGAGCCGGAGGAGGATTCGGTGGAGGAGCTGGCGGTGGTGCAGGTGGAGGATTCGGAGGTGGTGCTGGTGGAGGAGCTGGCGGAGGATTTGGTGGAGGTTCTGGTGGAGGATTTGGTGGGGGAGCTGGTGGAGGAtttggcggtggtggtggtgccgGTGGTGGAGTTGGCGGtggattttaa
- the LOC104792414 gene encoding glycine-rich cell wall structural protein-like isoform X2, with translation MGKVSFGFVGLMLVVLVIGVVECRRFEKETLGGGGGGLGGGFGGGKGFGGGIGGGGGAGGGFGGGIGGGHGGGLGGGIGGGHGGGLGGGAGGGAGGGLGGGAGGGAGGGLGGGHGGGIGGGAGGGSGGGLGGGAGGGLGGGHGGGIGGGAGGGSGGGLGGGAGGGLGGGHGGGIGGGAGGGAGGGLGGGAGGGLGGGHGGGLGGGAGGGLGGGHGGGIGSGAGGGLGGGHGGGIGGGTGGGAGGGFGGGAGGGGGLGGGHGGGFGGGAGGGSGGGLGGGAGGGAGGGFGGGAGGGAGGGFGGGAGGGAGGGFGGGSGGGFGGGAGGGFGGGGGAGGGVGGGF, from the exons ATGGGGAAAGTATCGTTTGGGTTTGTGGGGTTGATGCTTGTAGTGTTAGTAATTGGGGTTGTGGAGTGTAGGAGATTTGAAAAGGAGACGttaggaggtggtggtggtggactTGGCGGTGGCTTTGGTGGTGGGAAAGGTTTTGGCGGAGGAATTGGTGGCGGTGGAGGTGCCGGCGGAGGTTTTGGTGGTGGTATAGGTGGAGGCCATGGTGGCGGTTTAGGAGGTGGCATTGGTGGAGGCCACGGTGGTGGTCTAGGAGGTGGTGCAGGAGGAGGTGCCGGTGGTGGTCTAGGAGGTGGTGCAGGAGGAGGCGCTGGTGGAGGACTCGGAGGAGGCCATG GTGGAGGTATTGGTGGTGGTGCCGGAGGAGGTTCTGGTGGCGGTCTAGGAGGAGGTGCGGGTGGAGGACTCGGAGGAGGCCATGGTGGAGGTATTGGTGGTGGTGCCGGAGGAGGTTCTGGTGGCGGTCTAGGAGGAGGTGCGGGTGGAGGACTCGGAGGAGGCCATGGTGGAGGTATTGGTGGTGGTGCCGGAGGAGGTGCTGGTGGCGGTCTAGGAGGAGGTGCGGGTGGAGGACTCGGAGGAGGCCACGGTGGAGGTTTAGGAGGAGGTGCTGGTGGAGGACTCGGAGGAGGCCACGGTGGAGGTATTGGTAGTGGTGCTGGAGGAGGACTCGGAGGAGGCCATGGTGGAGGTATTGGTGGTGGCACTGGAGGAGGTGCGGGTGGAGGATTCGGAGGTGGTGCTGGTGGGGGTGGTGGTCTTGGAGGAGGACATGGTGGAGGTTTTGGAGGGGGCGCGGGTGGTGGTTCTGGTGGGGGTTTAGGTGGTGGTGCTGGCGGAGGAGCCGGAGGAGGATTCGGTGGAGGAGCTGGCGGTGGTGCAGGTGGAGGATTCGGAGGTGGTGCTGGTGGAGGAGCTGGCGGAGGATTTGGTGGAGGTTCTGGTGGAGGATTTGGTGGGGGAGCTGGTGGAGGAtttggcggtggtggtggtgccgGTGGTGGAGTTGGCGGtggattttaa
- the LOC104792429 gene encoding LOW QUALITY PROTEIN: 3-ketoacyl-CoA synthase 9-like (The sequence of the model RefSeq protein was modified relative to this genomic sequence to represent the inferred CDS: inserted 1 base in 1 codon): protein MEAANEPVNGGSVQIRTENERPKLPNFLQSVNMKYVKLGYHYLITHLFKLCLVPLMAVLVTEISRLTTEDLYQIWLHLQYNLVAFIFLSALAVFGSTVYIMSRPRSVYLVDYSCYLPPETLQVNYQKFMDHSKLIEDFNESSLEFQRKILERSGLGEETYLPEALHCIPPRPTMMAAREEAEQVMFGALDKLFENTEINPRDIGVLVVNCSLFNPTPSLSAMIVNKYKLRGNVKSFNLGGMGCSAGVISIDLAKDMLQVHRNTYAVVVSTENITQNWYFGNKKAMLIPNCLFRVGGSAILLSNKGKDRRRSKYKLVHTVRTHKGAVEKAFNCVYQEQDDNGKTGVSLSKDLMAIAGEALKANITTLGPLVLPISEQILFFMTLVTKKLFNAKLKPYIPDFKLAFDHFCIHAGGRAVIDELEKNLQLSQTHVEASRMTLHRFGNTSSSSIXYELAYIEAKGRMKKGNRVWQIAFGSGFKCNSAVWVALHNVKPSVSSPWEHCIDRYPVKLDF, encoded by the exons ATGGAAGCTGCTAACGAGCCCGTCAATGGCGGATCCGTACAGATCCGAACGGAGAACGAAAGACCAAAGCTTCCTAATTTCTTACAAAGCGTCAACATGAAATACGTCAAGCTAGGTTACCATTATCTCATTACTCACCTCTTCAAGCTCTGTTTGGTTCCTTTAATGGCGGTTTTGGTTACAGAGATCTCTCGATTAACAACTGAAGATCTCTACCAGATTTGGCTTCACCTCCAATACAATCTCGTAGCTTTCATCTTCCTCTCTGCTTTAGCTGTCTTTGGCTCCACCGTTTACATCATGAGCCGTCCCAGATCCGTTTACCTCGTTGATTACTCTTGTTACCTTCCTCCAGAGACTCTCCAGGTCAACTATCAGAAGTTTATGGATCACTCTAAGCTGATTGAAGATTTCAATGAGTCTTCTTTAGAGTTTCAGAGGAAGATTCTTGAACGTTCTGGTTTAGGAGAAGAGACTTATCTCCCTGAGGCTTTGCATTGTATCCCTCCACGTCCAACGATGATGGCGGCGCGTGAGGAAGCAGAGCAGGTAATGTTCGGTGCACTCGATAAGCTTTTCGAGAATACCGAGATTAACCCTAGGGATATTGGTGTCTTGGTTGTCAACTGTAGCTTGTTTAATCCTACACCTTCCTTGTCAGCTATGATTGTTAACAAGTATAAGCTTAGAGGGAATGTTAAAAGTTTTAACCTTGGTGGGATGGGGTGTAGTGCTGGTGTTATCTCTATCGATTTAGCTAAAGATATGTTGCAAGTTCATAGGAACACTTATGCTGTTGTGGTTAGTACTGAGAACATTACTCAGAATTGGTATTTTGGGAACAAGAAGGCCATGTTGATTCCGAACTGCTTGTTTCGTGTTGGTGGTTCGGCGATTTTGTTGTCTAATAAGGGTAAAGATCGTAGACGGTCTAAGTATAAGCTTGTTCATACGGTTAGGACTCATAAAGGAGCTGTTGAGAAGGCTTTCAACTGTGTTTACCAAGAACAAGATGATAATGGGAAGACTGGTGTTTCTTTGTCGAAAGATCTTATGGCTATAGCTGGGGAAGCGCTTAAGGCGAATATAACTACTTTGGGTCCTTTGGTTCTACCTATAAGCGAGCAGATTCTGTTTTTCATGACTTTGGTTACGAAGAAGTTGTTTAATGCTAAGCTGAAGCCTTACATTCCTGATTTCAAACTTGCGTTTGATCATTTCTGTATCCATGCTGGTGGTAGAGCTGTGATTGATGAGCTTGAGAAGAATCTGCAGCTTTCGCAGACACATGTCGAGGCATCGAGAATGACACTGCACAGATTCGGAAACACTTCTTCGAGCTCCA TGTATGAGTTGGCTTACATTGAGGCTAAAGGAAGGATGAAGAAAGGAAACCGGGTTTGGCAGATTGCTTTTGGAAGTGGGTTTAAGTGTAACAGTGCGGTTTGGGTTGCTCTGCATAATGTCAAGCCTTCGGTTAGTAGTCCGTGGGAACACTGCATTGACCGATATCCGGTTAAGCTCGACTTCTGA